The following coding sequences are from one Hydra vulgaris chromosome 04, alternate assembly HydraT2T_AEP window:
- the LOC101235735 gene encoding uncharacterized protein LOC101235735 isoform X5, with protein sequence MENNHLFSFSNDIFEAMENMELRLLEMQMFCDEQNKKRLDLENKNYIKEKEFLKQKQDLELEILKLKKVYIHDMNMKCLKDNFVPPLWIQSNNFEKDDIIAQLKEQNNILRLSIEEKNAYIENCKWKLKEAETTITLLTAERTQIALEADELALRVDQYECALDFGKAPVNKCSSKLACLDRVKSTYPKNGNSVSSINSVPDTEYDDFSDYETSGNALVRAANFANICALDETLDFKMELDKQSVASGNDILWSAKFPSSWLSTSISSLNKNGSHNSLQNIHDFLDSSDPNINDKFIINQVNHLESSKNDWYPFSSDTDIPSDTSASSPISIFPNISNVKRKRTSDIDSKTVDLFSGNFSKLSMEVLSPMSSNYDIDDGELFLTEVNSKKSGFKEFENISQNQFVVVPQIMHTKKSDIISSDELSSTFPTKSNLIVNNDKNELIADVLGKKFPAFSKDLNLSSNYSEDLNKNIDEIDSVVNLENSAESGIFCSDKSESDIRSSTSSLCRHNSDCLPESSATCKKKLTRNQSDPQFGCQYVKKIKKPLSLQRYEEWLDNGKIGKPPVQISEC encoded by the exons atggaAAACAAtcacttattttctttttcaaatgat ATATTTGAAGCAATGGAGAACATGGAACTTAGATTGCTTGAGATGCAAATGTTTTGtgatgaacaaaacaaaaagcgTCTGgatttggaaaataaaaattacatcaaagagaaagagtttttaaagcaaaaacaagACCTTGAACTAGAAAtattaaagcttaaaaaagtttatattcatgACATGAATATGAAATGTTTAAAag ataattttgTACCTCCATTATGGATCCAGAGCAACAATTTCGAAAAAGATGACATCATTGCTCAACTTAAAGAACAa aataacATTCTTCGGCTGtctattgaagaaaaaaatgcatACATCGAAAATTGTaaatggaaattaaaagaagcTGAAACAACTATAACATTATTGACTGCTGAACGCACTCAAATTGCCCTTGAAGCAGATGAACTTGCCTTACGTGTTGATCAGTATGAATGTGCATTAGATTTTGGAAAAGCTCCAGTGAATAAATGTTCTTCAAAATTag CTTGTTTAGATCGAGTCAAAAGTACTTACCCTAAAAATGGTAATTCTGTTTCAAGTATAAATAGTGTACCAGATACTGAGTATGATGATTTTAGTGACTACGAAACTTCAGGTAATGCTCTAGTGCGTGCTGCAAATTTTGCAAACATTTGTGCACTTGATGAAACACTGGATTTCAAGATGGAGTTAGATAAGCAATCTGTTGCTAGTGGAAATGACATTCTTTGGTCTGCAAAATTTCCTTCCAGTTGGCTTTCTACTTCTATTAGtagtttgaataaaaatggCTCACATAATAGTTTGCAAAATATACATGACTTTTTAGATTCATCTGATCcaaatattaatgataaatttattattaatcaagTAAATCATTTAGAAAGCAGTAAAAATGATTGGTACCCCTTCAGCAGTGATACGGATATTCCTTCTGATACTAGTGCATCTTCACCAATATCAATTTTCCCAAatataagtaatgttaaaaggAAACGTACTTCAGATATTGACTCTAAAACTGTTGATTTATTTAGTGGCAATTTTTCGAAATTATCTATGGAAGTACTTTCCCCAATGTCTAGCAACTATGACATTGATGATGgtgaattatttttaacagaAGTTAATAGCAAAAAATCTGGatttaaagaatttgaaaatatCTCTCAGAACCAATTTGTAGTCGTACCCCAAATTATGCACACAAAAAAATCCGACATAATATCATCTGATGAATTATCTTCTACTTTTCCCACAAAATCAAATTTGATtgtaaacaatgataaaaatgaattaattgctgatgttttaggaaaaaaatttcctGCCTTCAGCAAAGATTTGAATTTATCAAGCAATTATTCTGAGgacttaaacaaaaacattgatgAAATAGATTCAGTTGTTAATCTTGAAAATTCTGCTGAAAGTGGTATTTTTTGTTCTGATAAATCAGAATCAGATATACGAAGTTCAACTTCATCACTATGTCGACATAATTCTGACTGTTTACCTGAGTCTTCTgctacttgtaaaaaaaaattgacacgTAATCAAAGTGATCCCCAGTTTGGTTGCCAATATGTAAAGAAGATTAAGAAGCCTCTTAGTTTACAAAGATATGAGGAATGGCTTGACAATGGCAAAATAGGCAAACCCCCTGTACAAATATCTGA
- the LOC101235735 gene encoding uncharacterized protein LOC101235735 isoform X3: MENNHLFSFSNDIFEAMENMELRLLEMQMFCDEQNKKRLDLENKNYIKEKEFLKQKQDLELEILKLKKVYIHDMNMKCLKDNFVPPLWIQSNNFEKDDIIAQLKEQNNILRLSIEEKNAYIENCKWKLKEAETTITLLTAERTQIALEADELALRVDQYECALDFGKAPVNKCSSKLACLDRVKSTYPKNGNSVSSINSVPDTEYDDFSDYETSGNALVRAANFANICALDETLDFKMELDKQSVASGNDILWSAKFPSSWLSTSISSLNKNGSHNSLQNIHDFLDSSDPNINDKFIINQVNHLESSKNDWYPFSSDTDIPSDTSASSPISIFPNISNVKRKRTSDIDSKTVDLFSGNFSKLSMEVLSPMSSNYDIDDGELFLTEVNSKKSGFKEFENISQNQFVVVPQIMHTKKSDIISSDELSSTFPTKSNLIVNNDKNELIADVLGKKFPAFSKDLNLSSNYSEDLNKNIDEIDSVVNLENSAESGIFCSDKSESDIRSSTSSLCRHNSDCLPESSATCKKKLTRNQSDPQFGCQYVKKIKKPLSLQRYEEWLDNGKIGKPPVQISEQQFQPN; this comes from the exons atggaAAACAAtcacttattttctttttcaaatgat ATATTTGAAGCAATGGAGAACATGGAACTTAGATTGCTTGAGATGCAAATGTTTTGtgatgaacaaaacaaaaagcgTCTGgatttggaaaataaaaattacatcaaagagaaagagtttttaaagcaaaaacaagACCTTGAACTAGAAAtattaaagcttaaaaaagtttatattcatgACATGAATATGAAATGTTTAAAag ataattttgTACCTCCATTATGGATCCAGAGCAACAATTTCGAAAAAGATGACATCATTGCTCAACTTAAAGAACAa aataacATTCTTCGGCTGtctattgaagaaaaaaatgcatACATCGAAAATTGTaaatggaaattaaaagaagcTGAAACAACTATAACATTATTGACTGCTGAACGCACTCAAATTGCCCTTGAAGCAGATGAACTTGCCTTACGTGTTGATCAGTATGAATGTGCATTAGATTTTGGAAAAGCTCCAGTGAATAAATGTTCTTCAAAATTag CTTGTTTAGATCGAGTCAAAAGTACTTACCCTAAAAATGGTAATTCTGTTTCAAGTATAAATAGTGTACCAGATACTGAGTATGATGATTTTAGTGACTACGAAACTTCAGGTAATGCTCTAGTGCGTGCTGCAAATTTTGCAAACATTTGTGCACTTGATGAAACACTGGATTTCAAGATGGAGTTAGATAAGCAATCTGTTGCTAGTGGAAATGACATTCTTTGGTCTGCAAAATTTCCTTCCAGTTGGCTTTCTACTTCTATTAGtagtttgaataaaaatggCTCACATAATAGTTTGCAAAATATACATGACTTTTTAGATTCATCTGATCcaaatattaatgataaatttattattaatcaagTAAATCATTTAGAAAGCAGTAAAAATGATTGGTACCCCTTCAGCAGTGATACGGATATTCCTTCTGATACTAGTGCATCTTCACCAATATCAATTTTCCCAAatataagtaatgttaaaaggAAACGTACTTCAGATATTGACTCTAAAACTGTTGATTTATTTAGTGGCAATTTTTCGAAATTATCTATGGAAGTACTTTCCCCAATGTCTAGCAACTATGACATTGATGATGgtgaattatttttaacagaAGTTAATAGCAAAAAATCTGGatttaaagaatttgaaaatatCTCTCAGAACCAATTTGTAGTCGTACCCCAAATTATGCACACAAAAAAATCCGACATAATATCATCTGATGAATTATCTTCTACTTTTCCCACAAAATCAAATTTGATtgtaaacaatgataaaaatgaattaattgctgatgttttaggaaaaaaatttcctGCCTTCAGCAAAGATTTGAATTTATCAAGCAATTATTCTGAGgacttaaacaaaaacattgatgAAATAGATTCAGTTGTTAATCTTGAAAATTCTGCTGAAAGTGGTATTTTTTGTTCTGATAAATCAGAATCAGATATACGAAGTTCAACTTCATCACTATGTCGACATAATTCTGACTGTTTACCTGAGTCTTCTgctacttgtaaaaaaaaattgacacgTAATCAAAGTGATCCCCAGTTTGGTTGCCAATATGTAAAGAAGATTAAGAAGCCTCTTAGTTTACAAAGATATGAGGAATGGCTTGACAATGGCAAAATAGGCAAACCCCCTGTACAAATATCTGA GCAGCAATTCCAGCCTAactga
- the LOC100207493 gene encoding NEDD8-activating enzyme E1 regulatory subunit, which translates to MKRKETFYAENMSQTSLSNSSSLGNPRKISRKNEQEEDSINHEQKYDRQLRLWGNNGQQELTSAKVCLLNATAVSSEILKCLVLPGVGSYTIVDKHSISNDDLECNFFIKDDCYGMPRAQVVCNLIQELNGDSKGFYYIEEPLKMLDNDPEFFRKFTIVIASRLSEHDLTKFSNFLWQFNIPFVICDNFGFLGYMRISIKEHVVIESHPDNVLNDLRLDNPFPAFLDYINDIDLDTMDNYTHAHTPFLIILYKFLDVWRTLSKKEWPKTNQDKSEIKALIKQYARINESGLVEENFEEAMKNVNTAFTTSKIPDQVLQLFNCNMCLRPAGPNMKFWILVSALKEFVNQFKCLPLRGTLPDMFSDSVRYIYLQNLYKNKANEDVNNLTNIVRQVLYDLQLSDALFTEEEIKLFCKNSFFLHVYQGEAFHEELKPSVKLNFEEMADDFKSIYTTIRSIYYYLNTSNCLDGKDVYKIFEEISNKITNQLGISQSYSMDHFEELLRLNFNEVHVVASAMGGICAQEVIKIITKQYILLDNTFLYNAINQETTTVKLLR; encoded by the coding sequence atgaaaagaaaagaGACATTTTATGCTGAAAATATGAGTCAAACTTCTCTCTCCAATTCAAGTAGTCTTGGTAATCCTAGAAAAATTAGTCGCAAAAATGAGCAAGAAGAGGATTCGATAAATCATGAGCAAAAGTATGATCGTCAATTGCGTCTATGGGGTAATAATGGTCAGCAAGAATTAACTTCTGCAAAGGTTTGCCTTCTAAATGCTACAGCAGTTAGTTCTGAAATTTTAAAGTGCTTGGTTTTACCTGGTGTAGGAAGCTACACAATAGTAGATAAGCACTCTATTTCAAATGATGATCTagaatgtaattttttcattaaagatgATTGTTATGGGATGCCAAGAGCGCAAGTTGTTTGTAATTTAATTCAAGAGTTAAATGGAGATTctaaaggtttttattatattgaggAGCCTTTGAAAATGTTAGACAATGATCCTGAATTCTTTAGGAAGTTTACCATTGTTATTGCATCAAGACTATCAGAACATGATCTTACTAAGTTCAGCAATTTCTTATGGCAGTTTAACATACCTTTTGTTATATGTGATAATTTTGGATTTTTAGGGTATATGAGAATTTCTATCAAAGAACATGTTGTTATTGAGTCACATCCAGATAATGTTCTTAATGATTTGCGCCTTGATAATCCATTTCCTGCTTTTCTGGATTATATCAATGATATTGATTTAGATACTATGGATAACTACACTCATGCTCATACTCCTTTcctaataattttgtataaatttttggaTGTTTGGCGCACTTTAAGTAAGAAAGAATGGCCCAAAACAAATCAAGACAAATCTGAAATAAAAGCTCTAATAAAACAGTATGCAAGAATAAATGAAAGTGGTTTAgttgaagaaaattttgaagaagctatgaaaaatgtaaatactgctTTTACAACAAGTAAAATTCCAGATCAAGTATTACAGTTATTTAACTGTAACATGTGTTTACGTCCCGCTGGCCCAAATATGAAATTTTGGATATTGGTCAGTGCACTTAAGGAATTTGTAAACCAATTCAAATGTCTTCCATTACGAGGAACTCTTCCTGATATGTTCTCTGATTCTGTTCGATATATTTATCTtcaaaatctttacaaaaacaAGGCTAATGAGGATGTCAATAATCTAACAAATATTGTGAGACAAGTGTTATATGACCTTCAACTTTCAGATGCCCTATTTACAgaagaagaaataaaacttttttgcaaaaattcttttttcttacATGTTTATCAAGGTGAAGCTTTTCATGAAGAATTAAAACCaagtgtaaaattaaattttgaagaaatggctgatgattttaaaagcatatacACAACTATTCgctctatttattattatttgaatactTCTAATTGCTTAGATGGaaaagatgtttataaaatttttgaagaaatatctaataaaataacaaatcaaCTAGGAATTTCACAAAGTTATTCTATGGACCACTTTGAAGAACTTCTACGACTTAATTTTAATGAGGTGCATGTAGTAGCATCAGCCATGGGAGGAATTTGTGCtcaagaagttataaaaattattactaaacaatatattttattggacAATACTTTTCTTTACAATGCTATTAATCAGGAGACAACAACAGTAAAGTTGTTAAGATAA
- the LOC101235735 gene encoding uncharacterized protein LOC101235735 isoform X4, whose product MENNHLFSFSNDIFEAMENMELRLLEMQMFCDEQNKKRLDLENKNYIKEKEFLKQKQDLELEILKLKKVYIHDMNMKCLKDNFVPPLWIQSNNFEKDDIIAQLKEQNNILRLSIEEKNAYIENCKWKLKEAETTITLLTAERTQIALEADELALRVDQYECALDFGKAPVNKCSSKLDRVKSTYPKNGNSVSSINSVPDTEYDDFSDYETSGNALVRAANFANICALDETLDFKMELDKQSVASGNDILWSAKFPSSWLSTSISSLNKNGSHNSLQNIHDFLDSSDPNINDKFIINQVNHLESSKNDWYPFSSDTDIPSDTSASSPISIFPNISNVKRKRTSDIDSKTVDLFSGNFSKLSMEVLSPMSSNYDIDDGELFLTEVNSKKSGFKEFENISQNQFVVVPQIMHTKKSDIISSDELSSTFPTKSNLIVNNDKNELIADVLGKKFPAFSKDLNLSSNYSEDLNKNIDEIDSVVNLENSAESGIFCSDKSESDIRSSTSSLCRHNSDCLPESSATCKKKLTRNQSDPQFGCQYVKKIKKPLSLQRYEEWLDNGKIGKPPVQISEQQFQPN is encoded by the exons atggaAAACAAtcacttattttctttttcaaatgat ATATTTGAAGCAATGGAGAACATGGAACTTAGATTGCTTGAGATGCAAATGTTTTGtgatgaacaaaacaaaaagcgTCTGgatttggaaaataaaaattacatcaaagagaaagagtttttaaagcaaaaacaagACCTTGAACTAGAAAtattaaagcttaaaaaagtttatattcatgACATGAATATGAAATGTTTAAAag ataattttgTACCTCCATTATGGATCCAGAGCAACAATTTCGAAAAAGATGACATCATTGCTCAACTTAAAGAACAa aataacATTCTTCGGCTGtctattgaagaaaaaaatgcatACATCGAAAATTGTaaatggaaattaaaagaagcTGAAACAACTATAACATTATTGACTGCTGAACGCACTCAAATTGCCCTTGAAGCAGATGAACTTGCCTTACGTGTTGATCAGTATGAATGTGCATTAGATTTTGGAAAAGCTCCAGTGAATAAATGTTCTTCAAAATTag ATCGAGTCAAAAGTACTTACCCTAAAAATGGTAATTCTGTTTCAAGTATAAATAGTGTACCAGATACTGAGTATGATGATTTTAGTGACTACGAAACTTCAGGTAATGCTCTAGTGCGTGCTGCAAATTTTGCAAACATTTGTGCACTTGATGAAACACTGGATTTCAAGATGGAGTTAGATAAGCAATCTGTTGCTAGTGGAAATGACATTCTTTGGTCTGCAAAATTTCCTTCCAGTTGGCTTTCTACTTCTATTAGtagtttgaataaaaatggCTCACATAATAGTTTGCAAAATATACATGACTTTTTAGATTCATCTGATCcaaatattaatgataaatttattattaatcaagTAAATCATTTAGAAAGCAGTAAAAATGATTGGTACCCCTTCAGCAGTGATACGGATATTCCTTCTGATACTAGTGCATCTTCACCAATATCAATTTTCCCAAatataagtaatgttaaaaggAAACGTACTTCAGATATTGACTCTAAAACTGTTGATTTATTTAGTGGCAATTTTTCGAAATTATCTATGGAAGTACTTTCCCCAATGTCTAGCAACTATGACATTGATGATGgtgaattatttttaacagaAGTTAATAGCAAAAAATCTGGatttaaagaatttgaaaatatCTCTCAGAACCAATTTGTAGTCGTACCCCAAATTATGCACACAAAAAAATCCGACATAATATCATCTGATGAATTATCTTCTACTTTTCCCACAAAATCAAATTTGATtgtaaacaatgataaaaatgaattaattgctgatgttttaggaaaaaaatttcctGCCTTCAGCAAAGATTTGAATTTATCAAGCAATTATTCTGAGgacttaaacaaaaacattgatgAAATAGATTCAGTTGTTAATCTTGAAAATTCTGCTGAAAGTGGTATTTTTTGTTCTGATAAATCAGAATCAGATATACGAAGTTCAACTTCATCACTATGTCGACATAATTCTGACTGTTTACCTGAGTCTTCTgctacttgtaaaaaaaaattgacacgTAATCAAAGTGATCCCCAGTTTGGTTGCCAATATGTAAAGAAGATTAAGAAGCCTCTTAGTTTACAAAGATATGAGGAATGGCTTGACAATGGCAAAATAGGCAAACCCCCTGTACAAATATCTGA GCAGCAATTCCAGCCTAactga
- the LOC101235735 gene encoding uncharacterized protein LOC101235735 isoform X6, whose amino-acid sequence MNNILRLSIEEKNAYIENCKWKLKEAETTITLLTAERTQIALEADELALRVDQYECALDFGKAPVNKCSSKLACLDRVKSTYPKNGNSVSSINSVPDTEYDDFSDYETSGNALVRAANFANICALDETLDFKMELDKQSVASGNDILWSAKFPSSWLSTSISSLNKNGSHNSLQNIHDFLDSSDPNINDKFIINQVNHLESSKNDWYPFSSDTDIPSDTSASSPISIFPNISNVKRKRTSDIDSKTVDLFSGNFSKLSMEVLSPMSSNYDIDDGELFLTEVNSKKSGFKEFENISQNQFVVVPQIMHTKKSDIISSDELSSTFPTKSNLIVNNDKNELIADVLGKKFPAFSKDLNLSSNYSEDLNKNIDEIDSVVNLENSAESGIFCSDKSESDIRSSTSSLCRHNSDCLPESSATCKKKLTRNQSDPQFGCQYVKKIKKPLSLQRYEEWLDNGKIGKPPVQISEQQFQPN is encoded by the exons atg aataacATTCTTCGGCTGtctattgaagaaaaaaatgcatACATCGAAAATTGTaaatggaaattaaaagaagcTGAAACAACTATAACATTATTGACTGCTGAACGCACTCAAATTGCCCTTGAAGCAGATGAACTTGCCTTACGTGTTGATCAGTATGAATGTGCATTAGATTTTGGAAAAGCTCCAGTGAATAAATGTTCTTCAAAATTag CTTGTTTAGATCGAGTCAAAAGTACTTACCCTAAAAATGGTAATTCTGTTTCAAGTATAAATAGTGTACCAGATACTGAGTATGATGATTTTAGTGACTACGAAACTTCAGGTAATGCTCTAGTGCGTGCTGCAAATTTTGCAAACATTTGTGCACTTGATGAAACACTGGATTTCAAGATGGAGTTAGATAAGCAATCTGTTGCTAGTGGAAATGACATTCTTTGGTCTGCAAAATTTCCTTCCAGTTGGCTTTCTACTTCTATTAGtagtttgaataaaaatggCTCACATAATAGTTTGCAAAATATACATGACTTTTTAGATTCATCTGATCcaaatattaatgataaatttattattaatcaagTAAATCATTTAGAAAGCAGTAAAAATGATTGGTACCCCTTCAGCAGTGATACGGATATTCCTTCTGATACTAGTGCATCTTCACCAATATCAATTTTCCCAAatataagtaatgttaaaaggAAACGTACTTCAGATATTGACTCTAAAACTGTTGATTTATTTAGTGGCAATTTTTCGAAATTATCTATGGAAGTACTTTCCCCAATGTCTAGCAACTATGACATTGATGATGgtgaattatttttaacagaAGTTAATAGCAAAAAATCTGGatttaaagaatttgaaaatatCTCTCAGAACCAATTTGTAGTCGTACCCCAAATTATGCACACAAAAAAATCCGACATAATATCATCTGATGAATTATCTTCTACTTTTCCCACAAAATCAAATTTGATtgtaaacaatgataaaaatgaattaattgctgatgttttaggaaaaaaatttcctGCCTTCAGCAAAGATTTGAATTTATCAAGCAATTATTCTGAGgacttaaacaaaaacattgatgAAATAGATTCAGTTGTTAATCTTGAAAATTCTGCTGAAAGTGGTATTTTTTGTTCTGATAAATCAGAATCAGATATACGAAGTTCAACTTCATCACTATGTCGACATAATTCTGACTGTTTACCTGAGTCTTCTgctacttgtaaaaaaaaattgacacgTAATCAAAGTGATCCCCAGTTTGGTTGCCAATATGTAAAGAAGATTAAGAAGCCTCTTAGTTTACAAAGATATGAGGAATGGCTTGACAATGGCAAAATAGGCAAACCCCCTGTACAAATATCTGA GCAGCAATTCCAGCCTAactga